TCGTCAGCAGACTTTATCTGTGCATGTCTCTCGTTCTCTATGTCAATTACTTCTAGCTTTTTGGATCCCATCGAATAATAGGCGGTCGCAATGAAAAAGCAACATTGGTGGAGTAGATCCATGTATGGTTTAGCACGTAGTTTTTGCGGATCGTTGTTGGAAGCATCCTCTAGTATTGTATTTGATACGTCGTCATTTTTCAGGAAAACCTGGATTCCAAACCTAGTATTAAGATCTTTGGTTAGTTCCTCGCGCACTAAACTTAGATCTCTCATGGCTTTCACCGGGTTCTCATCTATTTCCATGTAAACCAGTGCTGCTTGGATTTGAAGCCCAATGTTCTCTCGATGAAGTGCGTCAATCTTCTCATAAACCTCATCAGttattcttttcaagattgcATCAATGCTCTGGACCTCAGGAAGCTCGTTTTCTGCTTCCTGTTTTTGTGTGGAATTGGGCATAAGAGCATGACAGCACGTTTCGCGCAAAAGGCTAAGCCAGTAATTAAGCTGAGCGGAAGGCATATTTGTCCCGCCACGGCCGTCGCTCTGGTAACCCGAGGTGTGTAAGAACGCAGACCACAGATTCATATAGTTGTCGCGTTCGATAGGAAAAAACTCAAGAGGCACAATGTAGTTGTGTTGTTCAGGAATACGGATCTGGTCTGCCACATCCTCTTTCGAATGTCGTATGCATAAGTTGAACCGCGGAAAAAGGTCCATCAAGTCGTATATATCAAACTTCACACCGTTTACCAGATGGCTATGCTGGCTGTGGTATCTCGAAAGGAGGTTGTTCTGCCTGTAAATGCCAATTTCTACCGCGTCTACTATCTTTGGTGAGTCCTGAAATGGATGAAATTGCAGGTATGACAAAACAGTTTGAAAGTGCGTGATATCATAGATTGGAGTCCCAGAGACTCCCCATGTATGAACGCGATGTAGAAGTCCGGTGCATCGAGCCGCGTTGGTACTTTCGCTTCCAAGCATTTGAACCTCATCCAGAATAATACGGAAGAACTGCAATAGTGACAGCGGCGAAGTGTAGTCGTACTTTGGCGCAGCACCCCTACGGTGTCTCGCCATCGAGCTGAACTCGGCATAGTGAACTTCGGAAGACACCGTAGAGTACGAGCAAATTATGATGTCGTATTTCGAAAGGTGCTTCACAATAGTTCCGATGTCATCGGTGCTGAAGTATTTTCTGACCTCCTGGTAACCTTCGTAATGGAAAATCCTCAGGCTACTATGGGTATCTGGGTCTTTGTTTATTACATGAGACTCTATTTCGCCAATCCACTGCGCCAGAATGCTGTCAGGGCAAACGATGAGATTTGTCGCTGCCTTCAGAATTTCCTTGTTAGAGTCTGACCTGTAGGTGGGTGTGCCGGTGATGGCACGCTTGTGGACAAGAATCAGGGACAGGACCTCCAAGGTCTTGCCCAGGCCCATCTCTTCGGAAAGAACGCCCTTGGCGTGCCTTTCGGTGACCTCAGCAGACTTTGATAGTTCTTGTGCATCTTCGAGGGAGAGAATGTAACCAGTAAACTTATTCCACAATACAGGCGGGAGGTTTCGCACGCGCACGACTTCGTACCCAAATGAGACGTATGCGTTGAGATGCTCACACAAGGCGTCTATGTCGTACTCATGCTTCAGCTCCGGGTCCGCTTTTGACCTCAAGAACCCCTCTTTGTCCAGCATCCACTGCAGTGACTCCATCTGGAAGGGAAGGAGCTGGACGTTGAGCTGTGGAATTTCCTGGATGGCCGGGCTGGGCTCGAGGCAGAGGTGCTTGGTGTATTTTGCGCTCTGGTGATTGAACTTCCGCTGCACATTGTAGCTGACGTCGAGACGCGAGTTGAGATTGGTAATTTCGTGTTTGAGGAAGTGAACGCGGTTGCGAGTGGAGAAAGACTCGTCGAGAAAGGTGTTAGTTTCGGGTGCAAATAGGTTGGCCGCGTTCTCGCGGTACTTGAGGTGAATCTGGAACTCCAGTTGCCACGTTTCGTCGTCGGCCACTGCGAGAACGACGTCGGAGCACTGGAGATCCCGGTACCTGTGTTGGATTCTGGTGAACCCCGCTGGAGCGGGCGTGAATCGCCTCTTCTTGCGAGGCCGCGTGCTCTGCTCGCCCTCCTGCATCTTCAGCTCCAAGTTTTTCCGACGAACCTGCGCCTCAAGCCCCTTCTGCGCCAGAACTCGGAGGGACGGTTGTAGCTGCTCGCGCACCCGCGTCACATTGCATTTCAGGATTGGCTGTCCTGCATGCGtggcgatgaagaagtgCGTCTCATTTACGCTGTGGTATTCCAGCAAAACGGGTGTACGTACGGCCGGTGCTGTAGGCGCTAGGGCCGCGTCGCTGCCGAGCACGCAGtccagcaccagcagcgaGGACTCAGCGCCCTTCTTGAGCCTCTGCGGCAAAGCGCCGCCGTAGTCGGTGGTTTTTTTCTGGGCCAGCGCATCAAGCTCCGCCCCCGCGACATAGAACTCGAACTCCTGGCTCCCAAAACGCAGCGTGTCCATCTCTCTAGCCGTGCGCGACGGCTCGCGAGGACCTGACCCAGTCCATCGCCCATTATCAAATGGAGAACAAGCGCGCGATGTCGTGATCATTACAGACGATCAAAGGCTTCTCGGGCGTGAATCGTCTGCTTGAACACTCGCACGAGCCCCAGAACCGCACCATCGCACGGCCGCACCTCCGCGCACCTCCTGGCGGTGCTGTCGCGTGCCCTGTGGCCCTCGCCGGTGCCGGATCGGCTTCCCGTTCACAGTGACCCAGACTATGCTCGCCAATTTCCTACTTTCACATATATCAATCTAGCCTGAAAGGCGAGCGGGAGCATCGGCCATCCGTGAGAAACACTACCTGCAAGAACGCTATGTCTGTCTGTCTCGCTGTTACCAAAACCGTCGCGGTGTCCTCTCTCGGGATCTACTGCGGAATGCTGACCTCCGCGTGCGTGGCGTCGTACGCGGCGCCCGTGGACGTCTTGACGCAGCTCGCAAAGCCCGCGCGCGTGATCGCGCGCGTGGGCGGCGCGCTAGCCGCGGTCTCGAGCGCGTTCTTCGCGCTCAGCTACTTCGGCGCCCCCGCGCACTGGCGCCATCCATACCTGCTCTACGGGATGCTCGTTGCGCCCGTCTCCGCCGCGTACGTGGCCGTGGTGGCGCGCGTGCGCGGCGCGCATTGCCGCCGCGCGTGCGAGAAGCGTCGCGCCCAGTCCGCGTCCGTGCATGCCTCCACGCCCGCGAGCGCCGCACCCGAGCCCGCGCTGGACGACTCCGTCGTGGACCTGggcgccgctgccgcggCGGCTGAATCGGCCCCTGAAACACACGTGACCTCCGCCGAGCACGTGCCCGTTTCCCATCACGTGACCCCGGCCTCCGCCGCCTGTGCCCGCGCGGCCGCCCGCCACGCCGCCGTTTTGCTCCTTcccgccgccgctggcCTGCTGGGCTCCGTCTTGGGCCTCTACGGCGAGGGCCTCTTTGTTTAGCCCGGCCGCGCCCGTTGATTACCACACCCGGTTGCCGACCGTTACGACTTCACCCGTAGCAGGAACCAAGATTTGGAGCAAGGAAATGGCAaaggcaaaaaaaaaaaatcaagaccACCGCTGGAGACGGCATGCTAGGACGTAACCCCACCAACATGCGGGTCTTGATGCGAGCGCTGCTCGAACATTTCTGGCGCCTTTCGCGCGCCTGCATCTCGCGTTTTTTTTACGGCGTTCCTGGCGTGCTTTTTCCTATCTCGTACAACTAGACCCTGGCCTGGGATCGAATTATTGCGAAGGTCGTTACGCAACGTCGAAAACACTACCAACGTCGTCGCAAGAGTGGGCCAAGATTGCTCATCGGGCGACGGTTTGCGTGCCGCGGGTGGCAGGCGATGAGGTGAAGACGGCATgatgagaaaaaaaaggtaTAAGAACGTCGGAGAAAGGAAGCGGGGAATGAGTAGGATGAGTACAATCGGGCATCTTTCGCGGAAATTATTATATAGGTTGTTAGCTTTGAAAGGTTAATAATAGGGTTTTAGTGTGTATGTATTCGCGACTGGCGAAGGTACAGACGGGGTCGTTCAGCACCGTGTACCGGGCGTACGACACAGAACGCGGGCAAGAGGTGGCACTGAAGATCATCGAGAAGCCGGCGGACGCGGAGCTGGCACGCAAGCTGACGAGACTGGTGGGCAGCGAGCGGGATATCCTGAGGGCGCTGGGCACGCAGCATCCGAACGTGTGCGCGATGCTGGACTTCTACGAGCGCGAGACGTGCTACGTATTTGTGATGGAGTACGCGGCGCGCGGAGACCTCTACGACGTGATCCGCGGGTGGCGCAAGGGCGGGGCCGCGGGGCGGGAGCAGGTGGACCTGGCCCG
The Lachancea thermotolerans CBS 6340 chromosome G complete sequence genome window above contains:
- the IRC20 gene encoding E3 ubiquitin-protein ligase IRC20 (similar to uniprot|Q06554 Saccharomyces cerevisiae YLR247C Hypothetical ORF); translated protein: MITTSRACSPFDNGRWTGSGPREPSRTAREMDTLRFGSQEFEFYVAGAELDALAQKKTTDYGGALPQRLKKGAESSLLVLDCVLGSDAALAPTAPAVRTPVLLEYHSVNETHFFIATHAGQPILKCNVTRVREQLQPSLRVLAQKGLEAQVRRKNLELKMQEGEQSTRPRKKRRFTPAPAGFTRIQHRYRDLQCSDVVLAVADDETWQLEFQIHLKYRENAANLFAPETNTFLDESFSTRNRVHFLKHEITNLNSRLDVSYNVQRKFNHQSAKYTKHLCLEPSPAIQEIPQLNVQLLPFQMESLQWMLDKEGFLRSKADPELKHEYDIDALCEHLNAYVSFGYEVVRVRNLPPVLWNKFTGYILSLEDAQELSKSAEVTERHAKGVLSEEMGLGKTLEVLSLILVHKRAITGTPTYRSDSNKEILKAATNLIVCPDSILAQWIGEIESHVINKDPDTHSSLRIFHYEGYQEVRKYFSTDDIGTIVKHLSKYDIIICSYSTVSSEVHYAEFSSMARHRRGAAPKYDYTSPLSLLQFFRIILDEVQMLGSESTNAARCTGLLHRVHTWGVSGTPIYDITHFQTVLSYLQFHPFQDSPKIVDAVEIGIYRQNNLLSRYHSQHSHLVNGVKFDIYDLMDLFPRFNLCIRHSKEDVADQIRIPEQHNYIVPLEFFPIERDNYMNLWSAFLHTSGYQSDGRGGTNMPSAQLNYWLSLLRETCCHALMPNSTQKQEAENELPEVQSIDAILKRITDEVYEKIDALHRENIGLQIQAALVYMEIDENPVKAMRDLSLVREELTKDLNTRFGIQVFLKNDDVSNTILEDASNNDPQKLRAKPYMDLLHQCCFFIATAYYSMGSKKLEVIDIENERHAQIKSADEKESNSSKSVVSRSYTDVYSEEEMKEINSYQILEQQNYAHAEALRKAILADRIERVDSEIISVQKFFTNKKSSVTCFLKEIPFAWDEDYSSNLHVANCFKRLRAAFQNLDKQSQQFNELVERLQQHSYRPIIREYTEENEDEKALDYENSIDNQDKMFAILDCLERILSNREDIITAEEETAGSSKNMLRNTETLSDFHVTLAGELFLPESPTLKPIFTDLKNVNIVKSLAGSSQKDDSKFETYLLGFEKETAKLRKEIKQLREHLKKFNDIYNAKTAYFSNLQRISDSLVPLIQLKPSTRASILKNVKDNTLLSKNSQKINNLQSRLKYLETLTKLKEGLKNENTFNCTICLGEIYMGSVIKCGHFFCQSCIFSWLKNHASCPLCKMQTSMSEVYSFKFQDAQPEADSEQDSAAQQDGDNKKIETTLNNGSSEGEYPLKFRRYPDLEKINQLALKESYGVKIDFAVKLVLYLLYRHKNNSEESSSDPPPQIIIYSQYSEFLNLLSKVLKQHSVLHCNTAGAGKFSKMVEKFKKNPDVTCLLLNVTRQATGLTLVNATHVFIMDPIMNTSDEQQAINRTHRIGQTRETHVWNFVVRNTVEQNIVRLKGVLEEREASRKQKRTQNFKDRTFKAKSITGNGGITTQDGDDSDEEDDDENLFNVNRGGSVSGKHIWNCFFQDR
- the SCM4 gene encoding Scm4p (some similarities with uniprot|Q06485 Saccharomyces cerevisiae YLR356W Hypothetical ORF) translates to MSVCLAVTKTVAVSSLGIYCGMLTSACVASYAAPVDVLTQLAKPARVIARVGGALAAVSSAFFALSYFGAPAHWRHPYLLYGMLVAPVSAAYVAVVARVRGAHCRRACEKRRAQSASVHASTPASAAPEPALDDSVVDLGAAAAAAESAPETHVTSAEHVPVSHHVTPASAACARAAARHAAVLLLPAAAGLLGSVLGLYGEGLFV